The proteins below are encoded in one region of Dama dama isolate Ldn47 chromosome 21, ASM3311817v1, whole genome shotgun sequence:
- the LOC133042879 gene encoding uncharacterized protein C8orf90-like, whose product MASPCSGDPSSAGLPPCPVATPGETRGGVRGPAAPQEPPFPDIYGGDAQLWEAHFRGLGRAYRALGKENDFAIRVLTEDFTLPFPFAWPPGPDPARGPLFYDPHDRTGFDFLLRGPGAPPPALLRPLHSAAQAALRKRRLEQLALSYAHAGAGPRPGLVLLAPAPGAAGSAFPVPEAASPSGGAPRLG is encoded by the exons ATGGCTTCCCCCTGTTCCGGGGACCCCAGCTCGGCAGGTCTGCCCCCGTGTCCTGTAGCCACTCCAGGTGAGACACGCGGAGGGGTTcggg GCCCCGCCGCGCCCCAGGAGCCCCCGTTCCCGGACATCTACGGCGGGGACGCGCAGCTGTGGGAGGCGCACTTCCGCGGCCTCGGGCGCGCCTACCGCGCGCTGGGCAAGGAGAACGACTTCGCCATCCGCGTGCTCACGGAGGACTTCACGCTGCCCTTCCCGTTCGCCTGGCCGCCGGGGCCCGACCCTGCTCGCGGGCCGCTCTTCTACGACCCGCACGACCGCACGGGCTTCGACTTCCTGCTGCGGGGCCCGGGCGCGCCGCCCCCCGCGCTGCTGCGGCCCCTGCACAGCGCGGCGCAGGCGGCGCTGCGCAAGCGGCGCCTGGAGCAGCTGGCGCTGAGCTACGCGCACGCGGGCGCCGGCCCCCGGCCCGGCCTGGTGCTGCTGGCGCCCGCGCCCGGCGCAGCGGGCAGCGCCTTCCCTGTGCCCGAGGCCGCTTCCCCCAGCGGGGGTGCCCCCCGGCTGGGCTAG